One region of Flavobacterium pisciphilum genomic DNA includes:
- a CDS encoding AMP-dependent synthetase/ligase, with amino-acid sequence MVTITRLFDFPYYQKEKYNKKDALVTKRNGVWEKTSTEEYIAKANAVSRALLRMGIQKDDKIALITSTNRTEWHIMDIGVLQTGAQTVPVYPTISEEDYEYVLNHSGSSYCFVSDKEVLDKVLAIKQNVPTLKEVYTFDEIDGAKNWTILLTEGADESNQSEVEARKDSIVTEDLATIIYTSGTTGRPKGVMLSHKNIVSNVLDSAPRIPFEPGQSVALSFLPICHIFERMILYIYQYYGISVYFGESIDKLSDNLKEVRPNVITAVPRLLEKVYDKIYAKGADLTGIKKKLFFWAINLGLIYEPYGANGFWYEFQLKIARKLIFSKWKEGLGGNIDLMVSGSAALQTRLTRVFAAAGIPVMEGYGLSETSPVISVNDTRNRGFKIGTVGKPIQNVEVKIAEDGEILCKGPNVMMGYYKDPEKTAEALQDGYFHTGDIGEIDSEGFLKITDRKKEMFKTSGGKYIAPQMIENMMKQSRFIEQIMVIGEGEKMPAAFIQPNFEFVKEWAKIHKIALGNSNTDIITNVQVIKRINEEVEAVNEKFGHWEKIKRFELTPDVWSIDGGQLTPTLKLKRKIIKEIYAPLYKKIYGE; translated from the coding sequence ATGGTTACAATTACGAGACTTTTTGATTTTCCTTATTATCAGAAAGAGAAATACAATAAAAAAGATGCTTTAGTTACCAAACGTAATGGTGTTTGGGAGAAAACCTCTACTGAAGAATATATTGCAAAAGCCAATGCCGTTTCTCGCGCATTATTGCGAATGGGAATTCAAAAAGATGATAAAATTGCCTTAATCACTTCTACAAACAGAACGGAGTGGCATATCATGGATATTGGAGTTTTACAAACTGGAGCACAAACTGTTCCTGTTTATCCAACTATATCTGAAGAAGACTACGAATATGTTTTGAATCATAGTGGTAGTAGTTATTGCTTTGTTTCAGATAAAGAAGTCTTGGACAAAGTATTAGCCATTAAACAAAATGTACCAACGCTAAAAGAAGTTTATACTTTTGATGAAATCGATGGAGCTAAAAACTGGACTATTTTATTGACCGAAGGAGCTGACGAAAGCAACCAAAGTGAAGTTGAAGCTAGAAAAGATAGTATTGTTACCGAAGATTTAGCTACAATAATATATACATCAGGAACTACAGGACGTCCTAAAGGCGTAATGCTTTCGCATAAAAATATTGTTTCAAATGTACTAGATAGTGCACCAAGAATTCCTTTTGAACCAGGTCAAAGTGTAGCCCTAAGCTTCCTTCCTATTTGCCATATTTTCGAGAGAATGATATTATACATTTATCAATATTATGGTATCTCGGTATATTTTGGAGAGTCTATTGATAAGTTAAGTGATAACCTAAAAGAAGTTAGACCAAATGTAATTACTGCTGTTCCTAGACTTCTTGAAAAAGTATATGATAAAATTTATGCTAAAGGAGCTGATTTAACTGGAATCAAAAAGAAATTATTTTTCTGGGCTATCAACTTAGGTCTAATATATGAACCATACGGAGCAAATGGTTTTTGGTATGAGTTTCAATTAAAAATAGCACGTAAATTAATTTTCAGTAAATGGAAAGAAGGTTTAGGTGGTAATATCGATTTAATGGTTTCTGGAAGTGCCGCTTTACAAACAAGATTAACTCGAGTTTTTGCAGCAGCAGGAATTCCAGTTATGGAAGGTTACGGACTATCTGAAACTTCACCTGTAATATCTGTAAATGATACTAGAAACAGAGGATTCAAAATTGGAACTGTTGGAAAACCAATTCAAAATGTAGAAGTTAAAATTGCCGAAGACGGAGAAATTCTTTGTAAAGGTCCTAACGTAATGATGGGCTACTACAAAGATCCTGAAAAAACTGCAGAAGCTTTACAAGATGGATATTTCCATACAGGAGATATTGGTGAAATCGACAGCGAAGGTTTCCTTAAAATTACAGACCGTAAAAAAGAAATGTTCAAAACTTCTGGAGGTAAATATATTGCTCCTCAGATGATTGAAAACATGATGAAGCAATCTCGCTTTATTGAGCAAATTATGGTTATCGGTGAAGGCGAAAAAATGCCAGCAGCTTTTATCCAACCAAACTTTGAATTTGTAAAAGAATGGGCTAAAATTCACAAAATAGCATTAGGAAATTCTAATACAGATATCATTACAAATGTACAGGTTATCAAACGTATCAATGAAGAAGTTGAAGCTGTAAACGAAAAATTTGGTCACTGGGAAAAAATCAAACGTTTTGAGCTTACTCCAGATGTTTGGTCTATCGATGGCGGACAATTAACACCAACTTTAAAACTGAAACGTAAAATAATCAAAGAAATTTACGCACCACTTTATAAGAAAATCTACGGCGAATAA
- a CDS encoding proline iminopeptidase-family hydrolase, translating into MKVKIIICFLSILLFSNCKEESKTDPVKANYLDFSKRDDQLTGGIKMIPITTPVGKFKVWTKTVGNNPTIKVLLLHGGPGLTHELYECFDGYFPNESIEYIYYDQLGSYYSDQPTDSSLWTNARFVEEVEQVRIALGLDNSNFYILGQSWGGILAMEYALKYQKNLKGLIISNMMASVPEYNKYAKDVLAPQMDPKVLKELQDIEAKNDFQNPKYSELLFKNYYTQHILRMPLEEWPESINRCFKHINPNVYVYMQGPSEFGITGNATLKDWDIKSRLKTITVPTLAIGSKYDTMDPEHMKWIANEVQNGRFLFCPNGSHLSQYDDPKHYFPGVIKFLRDVDNGTFKKG; encoded by the coding sequence ATGAAAGTAAAAATCATCATTTGTTTCTTAAGTATTCTCTTATTTTCTAATTGTAAAGAAGAAAGTAAAACCGATCCCGTCAAAGCAAATTATTTAGATTTCTCTAAACGAGATGATCAGCTTACTGGCGGTATAAAGATGATTCCCATAACTACACCTGTTGGAAAATTTAAAGTATGGACAAAAACTGTTGGTAACAATCCAACTATAAAAGTTTTACTATTACACGGTGGTCCGGGACTTACCCATGAATTATATGAATGCTTTGATGGCTATTTTCCCAATGAAAGTATCGAGTACATTTATTACGACCAACTAGGCTCTTATTATAGTGACCAACCTACCGATTCTAGTTTATGGACTAATGCCCGCTTTGTTGAAGAAGTGGAACAAGTACGAATTGCATTGGGATTAGACAATTCTAACTTTTATATCCTAGGACAATCTTGGGGCGGAATCCTTGCCATGGAATATGCTTTAAAATATCAGAAAAATTTAAAAGGCCTTATTATCTCCAATATGATGGCGAGTGTTCCTGAATATAATAAATATGCAAAGGATGTTCTCGCGCCACAAATGGATCCTAAAGTGCTAAAAGAATTACAGGATATTGAAGCAAAGAATGATTTTCAAAATCCAAAATACAGTGAACTTCTTTTTAAAAATTATTACACGCAACATATATTAAGAATGCCACTTGAAGAATGGCCAGAATCCATAAACAGATGTTTCAAACACATTAACCCAAACGTATATGTCTATATGCAAGGACCAAGCGAATTTGGGATAACCGGAAATGCTACTTTGAAAGATTGGGATATAAAATCAAGACTAAAGACTATTACAGTTCCTACTCTAGCAATTGGTTCTAAATATGACACTATGGATCCAGAACACATGAAATGGATTGCTAACGAGGTTCAAAATGGACGCTTTTTGTTTTGTCCTAACGGAAGTCACCTTTCTCAATATGATGACCCTAAACATTACTTTCCTGGTGTAATCAAATTCCTGAGAGATGTAGATAATGGAACTTTTAAAAAAGGATAA